The following are encoded in a window of Methylocystis rosea genomic DNA:
- a CDS encoding DUF3024 domain-containing protein has translation MASMRPTVTTLGGAASAQPNEFDYKRIVRALEQRRRYRYVTPVVTKTANGYRIQSPCCSRNVDPDGGVIDIALVLFDERKGNWRLLRKDHAIGVWELDSEFPRLAELLDHLKEDAERRFWQ, from the coding sequence ACACTCGGTGGGGCCGCGTCGGCTCAGCCGAACGAATTCGACTACAAGCGCATCGTGCGCGCCTTGGAACAACGGCGTCGCTACCGCTATGTCACGCCAGTCGTGACGAAAACGGCGAACGGCTATCGCATTCAGAGCCCGTGTTGTTCGCGGAACGTCGACCCGGACGGCGGCGTCATCGATATCGCCTTAGTGCTCTTCGACGAGCGCAAGGGCAATTGGCGCCTTCTTCGCAAGGACCATGCAATCGGCGTGTGGGAGCTCGACAGCGAGTTTCCACGTCTTGCTGAGTTGCTCGACCATCTCAAGGAAGACGCCGAGCGGCGCTTCTGGCAGTGA